In the genome of Engraulis encrasicolus isolate BLACKSEA-1 chromosome 21, IST_EnEncr_1.0, whole genome shotgun sequence, the window CAGAACTTTACTACCATTGTTTCTATTGAAATAGCAGTGAAcctaaataatataataaaatgagGGCCGGAAATTGAAGTTCAGTGACATATTTAGTTCCAGGTAATCCATCTGTAATTGCACTGGCAATCACACAATGAGACAGACTAAACAACCTTTAATGGCATTGTACAAATCACCTTTCTAAACACAATGTTTTGCATGTTTACTATTCCTGGCCTGAAAACAAACTATACAAACTATTTTACACGAGttaaacatgtactgtatatagtgttGGTTATAGGCTACCACTTGTGAAAAATAAATAGGCAGCTGTTTATAACAGGAAaactgtagtttattttcaatatactgtagtgttcccaaaatattacatactgcattaaaaaattctgcatttttttaatATGCAGTTTTTTTCCTGTCAAAAAATATTGCACAATTGCACCCCTAATGCTGTACAGCCGTTTTAATACCACAACATAGTTTTTTCATAAAGGACACTTAAGGCAaagctgttacattacattattccattgcacttagctgaagccttatttattcaaagcgacttagttatttaggtacagggtattggttacaggccttggagcaatgtggggttaggtgcctagctcaagggcacttcagccatggatgaaggcgctggtaagggtgggatttgaacctgcaatcctctaaTCTAAagaccagtgctctaaccattgagccatggctgcccaagcTGTTCATTGACCTATGCTGTATTTTGCATGATTTATAAGCCTGTGGACTGACTGACAGGCGTGATGATAAGAGGCGCATTGTTACGCTCTCCATCACTAAGGAAAGGGTTAAAGTATGGATAGAGTTTCTCAGTAAACGAGAGACCAGTAAAAGAATAAATTTgagacagagcatcgacattgtAAAAAGACACCGTGCTTTCATTGTAATCCACAAACACGCCAATCTTTTCAGGGCTCTGGCTCAGGCTGAGGGAGACAGTGGGACCTGCGGCAGCCATGTAGCCATCCCCGTTCCTCAGGACGATTGTAAAATATCCGTGCTCCGGAGAGAGCTTAATCTCTCCTTTTCTATTAATAGATTCACTAGCCACCCCTAAATCCCAGTCAGTTTTACCCTTCACCAGCACTTCATAGTAGAAGCGCCCTGAACAGTAACCTTCCTTTGCCAAGACAGACACAGCGGAATCAAATCTCTCTGGCGTGTCGGCAAATCTGTGGCGCTTGTGTCCAAATGAAACCTGCTTCATGTCGTCCGACAGCACCAGCTCTGGGTGGGCGGTGCATGGGTCCAGGATAACATCCACTGAGAAGGCAAAAACAAGGCAGAGATgttggatactgtgtgtgtgtttgtgtgttgtgtacaaGACGCTGCCATGGCAGAGGCATCCATGGAACAGTGTATGGGCTTGATGGCATGTTTCAATCGCACCCGTGACAATTATTGGGTTTGAACCTATGACATCTTTGGTCACACATGTCTGTTACCTTACACTTGATTCAAACCTGCCACCCTCCAGCTACAAGTGGATGGCCTGGCAACCACTGGAGATGGCATAGAAACATCCTACTGAGGCACATCATTTGATCTATTGTGTaggtatactgtacataaataatatatatacctTCATATTTTTGAATCCTCTTCAACTCTGTAAAAATGCAAAAGATTTATATAACATGCCCATCATTTTCAGAAATTTCACTTTAACAATTTTACACATTGTATGTTATAATTAGTAAACAATTAATCTGCAGTAACCAATTATCAATGAGCAGTCTACACTCACGAATGCCAGATAGGTTGTTGATTTCTGTGTGAAAGGATTGCTTCAGCTCAGATATAATTGGCCATAGGCCATCCATGCACAGGTCGGAGTTGATGTTCAACTCACGGAAGATCTTTAACTTTGGAACGCTGCGCATTGACGGGTAGACCTGTAGTGGAGATAAGATGTtatgagggagagtgagaggaggcatTATGTTCCTATTTATGATCAGGAATGGGGCTGCTACGGCTTAATCTGATTTGGGACTTACAGGtagtcttcagatcagagggttacaggttcgaattcCACTTACTAGTGGGAAGTAAATGTTTGATCTCCCTTACATCTCCTTTCATGGCTgaggagcccttgagcaaggcacctaaccccacattgctccagggactgtaatcaatatccTGTAATAACTATGTCATATGTGGAGAAAAGTGCTACCTAAGTGTTATAGTATATTATAACTGGGGCAGCAGCCGTGTCGTAATGGTTTGGGAGCGGGtttcaggtttgaatcccaccctgacctctctctacacctccaataatggctgaagtgcccttgagcaaggcacctgatccCACATGGGACTGTAATCAACACCCTGTAAaagaactgtaagtcgctttgaaaaaaagcgtcagctaagtgcaatgttatgtaatataaAATGACTGAGTTAATGTCAAATTAATGCAACCTGAAGGAGATGGACATAGTCGTCAGTGTGAAACAACTGCTCCAATTTCGTGTTTCTCTCTGTTAACTGCACAATGTCCTCTTCCAGTTCTTTGATGAGTCGTTCTGCTTTCCTCCTGATGTTAGTGTGCTTGGCCTCGACGGCCTCCTCCAGTTTTGCCTGGCTTTGCTCAACAGCTTGTATGAAGGACAAGAAGATGTCAGAACTAGCTGATATTTCCCTTTCAGTGGATTCCTATAGAGGGCCATGAAAACACAGTTAGACGCATAAGAACTACACAGGGCACAATGAACCTGCATAGTAACAAGCAATAACAGACATGCAGTAATACCATAAAATAATCCACAAATATGTCAAATGGAGGTATAAATCCCTATAGGGATTCCGATGTACAGTAATGTGTGATCACTGGATTTCTTAGTTTCATACATAGGACATTTCTGCTCTATAAATAATTTAACTGACCATTACCAACAGAGAAACCTCACCATGAAGTATGTAAAGTAAGTGTCCTCACCTTGTTTGTCTGAACGGTGTCCCTGACCTTCTTGATCTGGTTTAGTCTCTCTTTAATGATCAGCTCTATGTCTTGATGGGTCCTCTCCAAATGAATCTATggcaagagaaaaaaaagttcaAGGCATCCGTGTTATAAACAACATTTTATCAGTGTTGTCAATCAATGCACCTACATTTCGTAGGGAAAGGGTTACACAACGTATGTACTGCTGCAAACAGCCTGTATGGTTAATTTAAAAACAGCTCTCTAACCTTGCGGCGGGCACATTCCTCTTCCAGTGGAATGGTGCTGTGGCTCTTGTGGTCCGTGTCAATGCAGAATTTACAAAGACACATTTGGTCATCAATGCAGAACAGTTCTAAAAGACGCTCGTGATTCTTGCACATCCTCTCCTCCAAGTTGCCGGAGGGATCTATCAGACGGTGCTTCTTCAGGACTGGAACTCTACGGTGAGGCTCCAGGTGAGCCTCACAATAGGAGACCAGGCAGGCGAGGCAGGACTTTGCAGCGGTGGACCTCGACGGCCCAGTGCAGATGTCGCAGGGCACTTCTGGTTTTGCGTAACTCTTCACCGCCTTTGACTTGAAGTCATCAACCACATCTCTGAAGGTTGTGTTGATTTTGAGCTCGGGTCTCACTACgaatttttctttgcacatggGACACTGGTAGTTTTTGACAGTGTCCCAGTACTCTTTGATGCACCCCATGCAGAAGTTGTGTCCGCACGGAGTGGAGACAGGATCGTTGAAGACGCAGAGACATATGGAGCACTGGAGATGCTCTTCAGAGAGATTTGTGCCCGATGACATCTATGATGAGATTTAAAAGAAAAACATCAGTTATGTTGCATGCAAATAGCACAAGACGACACATTTCCCTTTTTTGTCCTTTTGAGGCTACTGGAACAAGACTTTCCTTCTGGGAATAtagtaaaatagaatagaattccTTTCATTGTCACTATTCAGATGTACAatttacacacattcacaaagagACTGAAATCACTCACTTCAGTGCAGACATTAaaggtatactgtatactgtacattaaaaGAATATACTGTGTAACACAGTTGGCTATATACAATAAAAGCAGGGAATATTTACATCACAGTTTAgaagaaaataacaaaaaaactagTAGtgcaagagaacacacacacagttacaaggATAAGATGGGCAGACCATTGGTTTATTTGCCTGGCATGCCAACAATAAATAGAAAACAAAGTTCTAAAGAATAAAGTGCATCTAATCTAAAATGCTTCTTGGTAACcatctacatacagtataacaaaCATCCAATGTGAACCAATGACACTTGCTTAGTTATTTACCATCAAAAATCCTCAAAACATGTTGCACCATCCATCTATCACGTCCATCTCATTTATTTCTAAAACTGTCTTTAATCTTTACTAGTATGGTGTATTTCTGACCTAAAAACAAACGCCATAGGGAATTACCGACAAGTGACTTGTGGAGATGTTGCATTCAAGGAAGCTTTTTATGTCATTCCTTTCGAGGCTGTAATGCAGTGTAAGGTAGTGCCCTGTGCATGTCTCACCAAATAGATGTAGCCTACAGAATACTGTATTACCAAAGCATCATAGTTTCCTGGGGTAATGGTGCttttgaatgtaaaaaaaaaaatacatctgcCATCGTATTAGGAAAGAAAGGACATGAAAGTGCTGGGTTTGTTTTACAGTTTTGTCTCTCAACTCAACTGACTGGGTCATGTGTGTCAAGCAAACATGTAGTCTTTCTGGTTACTCGTGTGAAACTATTTCCAACCCTGCTTAAAAAGAAGATAGGAGGAAATGCTTACGTCTGACATCTGGGGAAAAAGTAATCTCAGTAATATTGAATCTCGATTGCGTCCTTATTTGAAGCACCAAGCCACAAACAATACAGATTTGAAATAAATCAGCAATGTCCGCATTTAGTTCAACTGCAAGGTTATTACAACTTCCAACAATGGCAAGCAGAGCAAATGGAGCCCTGTCAGATCATTGTCCCTGATATAATTGTGAACATACCCTATCTTTAAAACATCTCCATttcaaaataatgataataatgatgatgattaatGGAATGTAAGTAAAAGTAAATGATAATTCATTCACCTTTAGCATGTTAAGTCTCTCCCGTTCTTATTCACATGCTTCTTCCTTGTTTGCTTGTGGTAATGAAGAACAGCAACTCCTACAGCTCTTAGCCAAAGTCTTGTGTCTTGTTGTCCTGCCCTGTGATGTCATATCCCTCTTCTCACTGATGCTCTTTGCCTGTACGTTTACTagtacaatctaagaacgcagtaactctgaaaacggcaaactgagaaaaaaggcttcaaagtttcccatatggcgtgacaactatgttgtcggtaaattggtgctgacacttcctggtaatgcttgtttaggatagaaatttaatgcacacaaaaacccccaaaaaaacaaaatttatgtgtctttttgccacaaaaaacagagttactgcgttcttggctggtattactgccacaaaatggagttactgcaggagttactgcgttcttggctagtattactgtctactcccaaaccagtcccattgaaacgtgcagcagtaactcgccgacttactgcgtttttgttttgtacgacatagCCTTTAAATACAAcaggcagtaactttttttgggtcatttttgcactttcaaaatgagttttctccaaaacgggacggtgttggaccaccattttttgacacaagacaaatgaggtagtttaaaacccatttccgatataaacattttttcgaccattttgagttactgcgttcttgttttgcacggcagtataggtgcaatattgagagagagatgaatatagTCATAACCGACAAGTGTAtcgaaagcccacttgggaaactccaactcccatcgtcattgtgacacaacacacaagtgcacacaacaaaattgcatttatgcctcacccgtgcaagggggcagcccccaatggtgccccaagggagcagtgcagcgggacggtaccatgctcagggtacctcattcctggaagagagcactggttaattatatTATTGTATTTACACCACCAATACCACTgtagagtagggctgcacgattatggaaaaaatcataatcacgattattaatcacgattattgattaaaattgattaaaattataacaacatgaaatataaccaagactgaattatatacaggatgagcaaaataaaatgaattgtaataattgtgtaaaaggcaatagcctgtcagtatgttctggcttcaaggacgctctcgaaggtaggtcactattgccacgatcgaaatcacgattgaaatcacaattttGATAACACGATTATATCCCAATTTTCGATTAttgacgattaattgtgcagccctactgtacagGTAATATGAGGTCCTTGTCCATCATCATGGCTTATGGTTTTTGAGTAAACAGTCAATCATGTACACTGAAAAAGCCAAGACCTTTATTTCATGACAGAACAAACATGATTGTGCAATaggtgtttaaaaaaatgaacaaagtAAAAACACACTGACCTTGCTATACATAACGGACAAATGCAGGTCAATCTACAAATAACAGATAGATGATTTTAGTCAATAATATTCATTAGTTACGATACACATTAAAATGTCTTAACATTCAGTTGGGATAGATATAAGCATCCTTGTTCGTGTTTTCTTAACGCTCTATGGTAAGAAAGTAGACGTGGAATATGATCATTATAAACAAACACAAGACAATCGAATATGTGATAACAATGGGAAAAACACAACTTAACCGCTTGAAGAAAGCTGAGCGAGCACATGTACAGTAAATTAATATGAAGGGAACCGCACAGAGTATTTGTTCAGTTTAAGGGAAATTCCAAAGGACCATGATGGTGTTCAGAAGAGCTGGAAACACAGCTACTTTGTACTTCACCAAATGGTGCACATAAACATTTGGTTATTTTTTAAGAGTTATATTTACACACTGCCCTATTTTATGGCCAAAGATTTATCATTTCATATATCTGTAACCAATAAATACAGTAacttaagtcagtgtttcccaaccaggggtatgtcgtatgtgtaccactaggggtacatgagcacactgcagggggtacttgaaaatatgtaattacaacaaatgtatggagcatagtcacattgggattaagaaagtgatatagaacataaaTGAGGGGTAATGTTACTCATGGCATAATAAAAATCTTAAACACGACAAGAAAGGTTGGGACAAACTGACTTAAGTTATGACGGGAATGGATGGTAGAAAGTATCTCCAGCCTACTAGTCAGATGCACTAATAATCTGaaagaatatatatttttagaatCCCAATGTTACAATAAGTCAACAGATGTACTGGCCAAAATACAGACACCTAGTCTAGACTGCCCAGTGAAGACAATACTGTGTAACACTGTTGATACTTCCCACACTTTTAAATGAAATGGATGTATGAACAAACAATATACTTGGTCTGCCTCTTTTTTAACCAATAATGTGAATCTTGTGCAGTGAAAAGGGAAAGGACAAGACAGGACAGTAGGGACATTGCTGATCAAAAAGCAATGTGGTCAAAGTTACACTACAAGACTTTCCCAGTCACactgtatttgaagagttttgttgcaaaatgactgaACGCCATTTTATGACTTTTGCATGttattagggctgggttcaaaagatcgatctgtgatccaatatcgattcacaactttgtggatcgatcttttgcagatgattataggcgctattcctaaaccacatcctgtagctctcatccacattcatgtaggctatatgCCCACTATttaatgtttgtgtgggcatcaaaggcttagatatttagtttttttatAACTGGTCTTAGGATTCTATGCATAAATGGGTTTAAGTGACAATCCGAATCGAACAAtcaaatcgatccaggaaatttggatcgattcccagccatACATGTTATTATTGGAAATAACTGTTTACATatcctttcatctatgtgtgacctgtaaacctatataaaaagcattttgcaattcaatgcccaatacaaaaatgacaattttccACAATGTtccaaaatcaatcaatcaaaaatatttataaagcacattatcgtacataaatgtcattcaatgtgcttaagaatagagaaaagagaagaaaacactatattgtgttatagatggTGTGTAATTAAcaaactatcaccaaaggcagatgagaataaagctgtctTTAATTTACTTTTAAAACAaaatactgttggggcagttctaatttgggcAGGAAGTTGGTTTCAGTATTttattttgcagcataatgactaaatgccatttcaccctgttcagacctgaccctaggcacaaccagaagaggagattctgaagacctaagacatgtATTAGGGtgatatagggagggaaagtaatctcatcgccccctgctggcaacgttccaaccccctgcaacaaatgaatgttttttttctttgaaaaattacatctcggccctgacgacgaagtagaagtagtggcagtcatattatgggcatgttggcccgttttatcgaatcaggtggtaaaatgttcggtttttcactgatctaagctgattttaatattctttaaaaagctaatacagaactacactgactggcatgtgtggcttgtttactccatgtaattagcatagccaaattagcatagccaaacatgagccagagaggtggttactcgtcaccacagaagccatcatatctactagagaatttaaaaccataccaaaatgatcgcgtgtatatatgtgtaataagaagaccatgtggaactcataggattacaagaatgtgaagatatgcgaagaacttgcgttcgttcgcgttcatttgtttctctgtgttgtcaacgaggcgcgaagcacagcatgctgggagctgtagtccgtttccgaccagattggcacaatttctatttttcttaaaagggcaaaaaatgacttaagattttcacaggtagtagttcatgctattgtgtacgctgaaaaatgtgtctggtgttatagttccaagtcatatctttgtgggatttttttaaaaacttgtctatgggagtttcaataggatcaccctggtgtttggaacgtaactgctaggatcgctgttttccactttccctcccaattgctcAAGCATATCTACAATATATTAAGGGCCCAAGCCATTCGGTGACTTCAGAAGAgaaactatcagaagagttttaaactcaattctaaatctcactggaagCCAGTGCAATGAGCTAAGTACGGGAGTGATGTGGTCCCTTTTCTCCGTTTGgatattttgcaacaaagctcttcatttgCGTTATAGTTACTACTTCTTAGACCAAACAGAGGCTTTGATTTTTGTTCTGGGATGTTCAAATGGGATTAATTAATGAAACGCAATGGGAAGGTTATTAGAGCAGAATATTCATTGCAAGAATTGCACTCAAACCACACATTAATTGGCATGCCAATTATTGGTATACAAACCAGCTTAAGTAAGTAAGCTTAAATGGTGTTTGTTGAAAAGGAGTTTCAAAACTATGCAAGAGAAGCTTTCTACCCAATGTTGGGGTCACTGACTGTGTGGTGACAGCACAATGTGATGaaggtgatatactgtatgtttcataGTATTTCTATGCGTTTCAGGGCTGCGGATCGCTAGAACACTGGTGTCTAGTCATGGCAAAGTCTTGCAGTGTGCTAAAGGCTTAAAGTGGATAGATCATTTAAAGGCAAAAGCAGTGATCCCTAACTGATTACACAAcataaaaaaactttcaaaactcattataTACAGATGGTGTTTTTGCACAAATAAAGTGCTATTCCTATGGTTACAAAATAAATACAACAAaataggaaaaagaaaaaaaaacacacagctagTGTTTATCCCAATTCGGAATGATACTTGCATGAACTCGATTCTGGTCCATAGTAAGGAGCGGAGACGTGCGTGCCAACGGAAGAATGATTCATTAGAGCTTATGAATATCGGGTTCTCCAGAAGTACAACTAACTACTGTACATTGTAATGACATCATGATGTACCTTTACAGACGTGTGCCTTGTTTGTTGACTGGTGTAATACGAGTAGTATACCTGTAAATAAACTCAAGCTCATTGAAATTTCCTTAAAGCGCAGGCGTGACGACGTCCCTCTTGCAGTGTCCATATTCATCATCTTCATAGTAAcaatccctcttcctcctccttctgacttgcccccccccccccttcccccaccacCCCTTTCAGATGTGGAGGCCGGTTGAGATCTCAGTGCACCAGCTCCAGCTGACCAGAGGAGAAGGGCAGCACGCCGCTGACGTAGTAGGCGATGCCCAGGGAGAGCAGGGCGATCACCACCAGCAGCGCCAGCACCCTCCAGAAGCCCAGGTCCTCCACAAACTCCTGCCACGTGGTGCGGAAGCTGGACAACACCCCCTCGCTGTTCTGGAGGTTTGGGTTGAGCAGGGAGTGGCTCTCCATCGCGCTGTGGTAGGGCGGACACACAAGAACTGTCAACAACTCACGCCATGACAGACTGACAAATGCGTTGACATGAGAAAAAACACAAACCACAAAAATGTTCACACCGCTTTGTACTACACCTGTAATCCTTTATGCAATACTTTCGAGTCGAATCAAGATATTTTAGCAGTATAATTTTGTTATTTGATGTGCCTATACCTGCTATGATGTGTACCATGTTAAAACACATCATTGAAACTATCCAACTGTCTCCAAAATTTCACATTGCTAAACAATCTTGGACAgcacattaaaaacaaaaaatgtggagaatttaaaaaaaaataaaagttcaaCCAAGATGATGATGCAGTAGTAGCCACTGGCACTGTGATTAGTCAGCAGCACTGTGCAGAGGGAAGACAGTGGGACTTGAAGACCACTGACCTGGAATCAGATTTATGTTTCACTGTGTCTTTATGGCCCCACTGAGCAGAGCTACTGGACCTTACCCTACATGGGTAGAAGGCAATCCAGTGCATGGTTGTGTTGGGTTGCTAAGTGGCAGTTCTTTCATGTTATTTTTTGTTGATATTTTTATACTTGCGGATATTATTTGTAATGTTCGGTCCCTTATTTACTACCATTAATTAAAGTATTTGATCATTAATATTATTTTGTTACTTATTACTTTTGTTAATGACAGCATTTataacatttcattacatttagtTAAATGGGTGTGAATGTGGCCAACTTCAATGCACAAGAAAAAAAGTCCTAATGACTGCAGTGGAGGGGAAAAGACTCTCCCGACCCCAGGGTCCTAAACACACACCCTGACTGCAACACCAAAGAGCCATTATACAACAGGTGATGTACAAAATCATAAGCCTAGCCGCAGTACACTCACAACAAAGGTAGGGTTTAGAAACGTGTGAATGGCAGGAGAGGCGTGTTTTAAGGTTGCCAAATCCCTATGCAAGCAATAGGATAGTACCTACAACCACTGGGTGCAACAAACTACTTTGTTACGCCTGCCCCCGGCAGCGAATTTCATTTACTGAGACAAGGGCTGCCTTGATATTAAGGCTTCGAAATCACAGATGTACCGCAACTGACAGGGGAAGCCGTGGTCTAAAGGGAGATTCACACCTCGCGTAAGTAGGCGT includes:
- the LOC134437501 gene encoding nuclear factor 7, brain-like, which produces MLKMSSGTNLSEEHLQCSICLCVFNDPVSTPCGHNFCMGCIKEYWDTVKNYQCPMCKEKFVVRPELKINTTFRDVVDDFKSKAVKSYAKPEVPCDICTGPSRSTAAKSCLACLVSYCEAHLEPHRRVPVLKKHRLIDPSGNLEERMCKNHERLLELFCIDDQMCLCKFCIDTDHKSHSTIPLEEECARRKIHLERTHQDIELIIKERLNQIKKVRDTVQTNKESTEREISASSDIFLSFIQAVEQSQAKLEEAVEAKHTNIRRKAERLIKELEEDIVQLTERNTKLEQLFHTDDYVHLLQVYPSMRSVPKLKIFRELNINSDLCMDGLWPIISELKQSFHTEINNLSGIQLKRIQKYEVDVILDPCTAHPELVLSDDMKQVSFGHKRHRFADTPERFDSAVSVLAKEGYCSGRFYYEVLVKGKTDWDLGVASESINRKGEIKLSPEHGYFTIVLRNGDGYMAAAGPTVSLSLSQSPEKIGVFVDYNESTVSFYNVDALSQIYSFTGLSFTEKLYPYFNPFLSDGERNNAPLIITPVSQSTGL